From Aquincola tertiaricarbonis, a single genomic window includes:
- a CDS encoding type II toxin-antitoxin system Phd/YefM family antitoxin: METKSVGIREFRAGLAEFIDSKQPVAVTRHGQTVGIFIPTARPTQVDLQALRDAADKLEAVMSLSEDDVEAAVRDFDALRKGAARRRART; encoded by the coding sequence ATGGAAACCAAGTCTGTCGGCATTCGCGAGTTCCGCGCCGGCCTGGCTGAGTTCATCGACAGCAAGCAGCCCGTTGCCGTGACGCGGCATGGCCAGACCGTGGGCATCTTCATCCCCACGGCCCGCCCCACGCAGGTGGACCTGCAGGCCCTGCGCGACGCTGCAGACAAGCTCGAAGCCGTGATGTCGCTGTCTGAGGACGACGTAGAAGCCGCGGTGCGGGACTTCGACGCCCTGCGCAAGGGCGCAGCCCGCCGACGCGCTCGGACGTGA
- a CDS encoding PIN domain-containing protein has translation MTPRTIVLDANVLMRAVLGRRVDRLLERFASQVTFLAPEVAFEDVQEHLASVLTKRDELKALQPALEKLTKLRLVVRAVDPSEYELMKPAALARIGPRDPDDWPILACALAVNCPIWTEDRDFFGTGVATWTTALVELYLAGPDTESAEH, from the coding sequence GTGACGCCGCGCACCATCGTTCTGGATGCGAATGTGCTGATGCGCGCCGTGCTCGGCCGCAGGGTGGACCGTTTGCTGGAACGCTTTGCCTCGCAGGTGACCTTCTTGGCGCCAGAGGTGGCGTTCGAGGACGTGCAAGAGCACCTGGCCAGCGTGCTGACCAAACGCGATGAACTGAAGGCGCTGCAGCCCGCCCTTGAGAAACTGACGAAGCTCCGGCTGGTGGTGCGGGCGGTGGATCCGTCCGAGTATGAGCTCATGAAGCCGGCTGCATTGGCACGCATCGGTCCGCGCGACCCCGATGACTGGCCCATCCTGGCCTGTGCGCTTGCTGTGAACTGTCCCATCTGGACGGAAGACCGCGACTTCTTCGGCACCGGCGTTGCGACCTGGACGACAGCACTGGTCGAGCTTTACTTGGCCGGTCCGGATACAGAATCAGCAGAGCACTGA
- the hsdR gene encoding EcoAI/FtnUII family type I restriction enzme subunit R — protein MNEAETRAEHIDPALRAAGWGVVDGSRIRREVIAPGRLQGKGQRTQADIADYVLIYRNTKLAVIEAKAWDKEYTEGLGQAKKYAAKLAVRFTYSTNGQAIYGVDMARGTEGDVARYPSPDELWAMTFADADPASATWRDRFAAVPFEDKGGTWQGRYYQDIAVSRVLEAIAAGRDRILLTLATGTGKTFIAFQLAWKLFQSRWNLNDWRGGTAPSRRPRVLFLADRNNLADQAYNAFSAFPEDALVRIDPDDIRKKGRVPKNGSIFFTIFQTFMSGRGPDGQPQPYFGEYPPDFFDFIVIDECHRGGARDESSWRAILEYFAPAVQLGLTATPKRTINADTYAYFGEPVYVYSLREGINDGYLTPFRVKQIATTLDEYVYTPDDDVVAGNIEPGRRYEEKDFNRIIKIMERETYRVQIFMNLIDQREKTIVFCASRLHALAVRNLVNQLKAPGPHTRDPLYCVRVTSSDGAIGDEHLRAFQDNEKTIPTILTTSQKLSTGVDARNVRNIVLMRPVASMIEFKQIIGRGTRLYEGKDHFTIYDFVRAHQHFSDPDWDGEPIAVGPPDPPEGRAPRASEADRGADPVTPRGTEPETPKPRPTPIEVKLADGKLRRVQHMIATTFWSADGRPMSAAQFLESLFGTLPAFFKDEDELRRLWSAPDTRKALLSGLADKGFGREALADMQRVIEAENSDLFDVLAYVAFAVDPVTRADRAAAASAATAAQLPDKQHAFVDFVLAQYVKQGVDELDAAKLSPLLRLRYRALSDAFAELGKPNQVRQVFVGVQQHLYDAAIKPKYRSQDPLTKR, from the coding sequence ATGAACGAAGCCGAAACCCGTGCTGAGCACATCGACCCTGCGCTCAGGGCTGCCGGCTGGGGGGTGGTCGACGGCAGCAGGATCCGGCGAGAGGTCATCGCACCAGGTCGCCTGCAGGGCAAGGGACAGCGCACACAGGCCGATATCGCCGACTATGTGCTGATCTACCGGAACACAAAACTCGCGGTGATCGAGGCCAAGGCCTGGGACAAGGAATACACCGAAGGCCTGGGCCAGGCCAAGAAGTACGCAGCCAAGCTGGCGGTGCGCTTCACGTACAGCACGAACGGGCAAGCCATCTATGGCGTCGACATGGCCCGCGGCACCGAAGGCGACGTGGCCCGTTACCCCAGCCCCGACGAGCTGTGGGCGATGACCTTTGCCGACGCCGACCCGGCCAGCGCCACCTGGCGCGATCGCTTTGCGGCCGTCCCGTTCGAGGACAAGGGCGGCACCTGGCAGGGCCGCTACTACCAGGACATCGCCGTCTCGCGCGTGCTCGAAGCCATTGCCGCTGGTCGAGACCGCATCTTGCTGACCCTCGCCACCGGCACCGGCAAGACCTTCATTGCCTTTCAGCTGGCCTGGAAGCTGTTCCAGAGCCGGTGGAATCTGAACGATTGGCGCGGCGGTACAGCGCCCAGCAGGCGCCCACGTGTGCTGTTCTTAGCCGACCGCAACAACCTGGCGGACCAGGCCTACAACGCGTTCTCGGCCTTTCCGGAGGATGCGCTGGTTCGCATCGATCCAGACGACATCCGCAAGAAGGGCAGGGTGCCGAAGAACGGCAGCATCTTCTTCACTATCTTTCAGACCTTCATGAGCGGCAGGGGGCCGGATGGCCAGCCTCAGCCCTATTTTGGCGAGTACCCGCCCGACTTCTTCGACTTCATCGTCATCGACGAGTGCCACCGAGGCGGCGCCCGCGACGAAAGCTCGTGGCGCGCCATCCTGGAGTACTTCGCACCGGCCGTGCAGCTGGGCCTCACGGCCACGCCCAAGCGCACCATCAACGCTGACACCTACGCCTACTTTGGGGAGCCGGTGTACGTGTACTCGCTACGCGAAGGCATCAACGACGGCTACTTGACCCCGTTCCGGGTCAAACAGATCGCCACCACCCTGGACGAGTACGTCTACACGCCCGATGACGACGTGGTGGCCGGCAACATTGAACCTGGCCGGCGCTACGAGGAGAAGGACTTCAACCGGATCATCAAGATCATGGAGCGCGAGACATACCGCGTCCAGATCTTCATGAATCTGATCGACCAGCGCGAGAAGACCATCGTCTTTTGTGCAAGCCGGCTGCACGCGCTAGCGGTGCGCAACCTGGTCAACCAGCTCAAGGCACCCGGGCCGCACACGCGCGACCCGTTGTACTGCGTACGTGTGACCTCCAGCGATGGCGCGATCGGCGACGAGCACCTTCGTGCGTTTCAGGACAACGAGAAGACGATCCCAACCATCCTGACCACATCGCAGAAGCTGTCCACGGGTGTGGATGCCCGAAACGTCCGCAACATCGTGCTGATGCGACCGGTTGCCTCGATGATCGAGTTCAAGCAGATCATTGGGCGTGGCACTCGCCTGTATGAGGGCAAGGACCACTTCACGATCTACGACTTCGTGCGGGCGCACCAGCACTTCAGTGACCCTGACTGGGACGGTGAGCCCATTGCAGTGGGCCCACCAGATCCGCCTGAAGGCCGCGCTCCACGAGCCAGTGAAGCCGACCGTGGCGCTGACCCAGTCACGCCCCGTGGCACCGAGCCCGAAACTCCGAAACCCCGCCCGACGCCTATCGAGGTGAAGCTGGCCGACGGCAAGCTGCGCCGAGTGCAGCACATGATCGCGACCACGTTCTGGAGCGCCGACGGTCGACCGATGTCGGCAGCGCAGTTCCTGGAGTCGCTGTTCGGCACCTTGCCCGCTTTCTTCAAGGATGAGGACGAGCTGCGCCGGCTTTGGAGCGCACCGGACACCCGTAAGGCGCTGCTTTCTGGCTTGGCGGACAAGGGGTTCGGCCGGGAGGCGCTAGCGGATATGCAGAGGGTGATCGAAGCCGAAAACAGCGACCTGTTCGATGTGCTTGCGTACGTGGCCTTTGCCGTGGATCCTGTGACACGCGCTGATCGTGCTGCTGCAGCCAGCGCCGCGACGGCGGCGCAGCTGCCCGACAAGCAACACGCCTTCGTCGACTTTGTGCTCGCCCAGTACGTCAAGCAGGGCGTCGACGAGCTGGACGCAGCAAAACTATCACCGCTGCTGCGGCTGCGCTACCGAGCGCTGAGCGATGCGTTTGCCGAGCTGGGCAAGCCCAATCAGGTGCGGCAGGTGTTCGTCGGTGTCCAGCAGCATTTATACGATGCAGCCATCAAGCCAAAATATCGTTCACAGGACCCACTGACTAAGAGATAG
- a CDS encoding DUF4760 domain-containing protein — protein MARLKYILELLAAAATTLALPFGVYQLWQTNRTLALERANQAVSHFLGSDEMLELAKRIRSKTNGGTQYTADIMKDSELRGDVNNYLNNLEQIAYFTNKKLYDLELIQGQLANIIYKQANVHLLCNDGSLPGGEPWKTYSECSFRNANQFPELRKVYSAWFPHGKFVDYSDR, from the coding sequence ATGGCAAGGCTGAAGTATATTTTGGAACTTTTAGCGGCCGCCGCGACTACTTTGGCCTTGCCTTTTGGTGTGTACCAACTATGGCAGACAAACCGCACCCTCGCGCTAGAGAGAGCAAACCAAGCGGTGTCTCATTTCCTAGGCTCCGATGAGATGCTTGAGTTGGCAAAAAGAATAAGGTCAAAAACCAACGGCGGCACCCAGTATACCGCCGACATAATGAAAGACAGCGAGTTGCGCGGCGACGTCAACAATTACCTTAACAATTTAGAGCAGATAGCTTATTTTACCAACAAAAAGCTTTATGATTTGGAGCTGATCCAAGGGCAGCTCGCAAATATAATATACAAACAAGCAAATGTTCACCTCTTATGCAATGATGGAAGCCTGCCTGGGGGAGAGCCATGGAAAACTTACAGCGAGTGCTCGTTTAGAAACGCCAACCAATTTCCGGAGCTGAGGAAAGTTTACAGTGCCTGGTTCCCGCACGGGAAATTTGTCGATTATTCGGATAGGTAA
- a CDS encoding tetratricopeptide repeat protein → MLDLESVAPMLLVQLTSQDLGVLQLADAGDAEAQNDIALLFLEAGRAESAKYLFEMSAKQGHPDAMHWLGRCAIEGNGTEKDTTLGLSWLTRAAAAGHVISKEMVESLVSGALRAK, encoded by the coding sequence ATGTTGGACCTTGAGAGCGTGGCGCCGATGCTGCTGGTTCAGCTGACGAGTCAGGACCTTGGAGTCTTACAGCTTGCCGATGCGGGCGATGCAGAGGCGCAAAACGATATCGCTCTCTTATTCCTGGAGGCGGGAAGGGCCGAGTCGGCAAAGTACCTGTTTGAAATGTCTGCTAAACAGGGTCATCCAGATGCGATGCATTGGCTGGGGAGATGTGCTATTGAAGGGAACGGCACAGAAAAAGACACAACCCTTGGCTTGAGCTGGTTGACCAGAGCAGCGGCAGCTGGACACGTTATTTCTAAAGAGATGGTGGAATCTTTAGTCTCGGGTGCTTTGAGGGCAAAATAG
- a CDS encoding pilin yields MTRIQSRAQAGFTLIELMIVVAIIGILAAVALPAYQNYTKKAKFTEVVSRVNGYKTAVSICLQEKGGVADDCDAGVNGIPAAITTTQGVIASIAIANGVITATGTTDVDSRTYIITPTAADTGITWTQSGTCSSASPKLC; encoded by the coding sequence ATGACCCGCATTCAATCCCGCGCTCAGGCCGGTTTCACCTTGATTGAACTGATGATCGTGGTTGCGATCATCGGCATTCTTGCCGCCGTGGCACTGCCGGCCTATCAAAACTACACCAAGAAGGCGAAGTTCACGGAGGTCGTTTCGCGTGTCAATGGCTATAAGACCGCTGTCTCCATTTGCTTGCAAGAAAAGGGCGGTGTGGCTGATGACTGCGATGCAGGTGTCAACGGCATTCCCGCGGCCATCACCACTACCCAAGGCGTGATTGCTTCTATCGCAATCGCTAACGGCGTTATCACCGCCACCGGCACCACGGACGTTGATTCGCGCACGTACATTATTACTCCGACGGCGGCGGATACCGGCATCACTTGGACTCAATCGGGCACCTGCTCCTCCGCCAGCCCGAAGCTCTGCTGA
- a CDS encoding helix-turn-helix domain-containing protein codes for MSRPPHSPPTAVGQARDLLALNVIRLRGERGWSQEALAFEAGLHRTFVAHVERRARNISLDNIEHLAQALGVRVDQLLKPLSEA; via the coding sequence TTGTCCCGACCGCCCCATTCCCCACCTACCGCTGTTGGCCAGGCCCGCGATCTGCTGGCGTTGAACGTCATTCGCCTGCGCGGTGAACGTGGCTGGTCCCAAGAGGCGCTTGCCTTCGAGGCAGGCCTGCACCGTACGTTTGTGGCCCACGTGGAGCGGCGAGCCCGGAACATCTCGCTCGACAACATTGAGCACTTGGCGCAGGCGCTAGGTGTGCGTGTTGACCAACTTCTAAAGCCACTGAGCGAAGCATAG
- a CDS encoding type II toxin-antitoxin system MqsA family antitoxin, with translation MICPECGAAELVHDTRDMPVEHNGQTTTIPAVSGDYCPACGEAVLDREQGDRVGELVGAFVRQVDGPAKRYTKRYKLEDLEVFDGAYHLQDEEQIQIYLEEMAKENHAELWAKALDDVARARERWNLPVPGDEPARQP, from the coding sequence ATGATCTGCCCTGAATGCGGCGCCGCGGAGCTGGTGCACGACACACGTGACATGCCGGTTGAACACAACGGCCAGACCACCACCATCCCCGCTGTCTCCGGCGACTACTGCCCCGCGTGCGGTGAGGCCGTGCTGGACCGCGAGCAAGGCGACCGCGTGGGTGAACTGGTGGGTGCGTTCGTGCGCCAGGTCGATGGTCCAGCGAAGCGCTACACGAAGCGCTACAAGCTGGAGGATCTGGAAGTCTTTGATGGGGCCTACCACCTGCAGGACGAGGAGCAGATCCAGATCTACCTCGAAGAAATGGCCAAGGAGAACCACGCCGAGCTGTGGGCCAAGGCGCTGGACGATGTGGCGCGCGCTCGCGAGCGGTGGAATCTGCCGGTGCCTGGTGACGAGCCAGCCCGGCAGCCTTGA
- a CDS encoding type II toxin-antitoxin system RelE/ParE family toxin — MSRAPLRLRWRPMALADREAIMTFIAADDVNAAIALDEAFEAKAEIARQRPTLYKPGRVAGTRELVVRPNYVMVYRVLPDAIEVLRVLHASQQWPQPL, encoded by the coding sequence TTGAGCCGGGCGCCTTTGAGGCTGCGCTGGCGGCCGATGGCCTTGGCCGACCGCGAGGCCATCATGACCTTCATCGCGGCGGACGACGTCAACGCGGCGATCGCGCTCGATGAGGCGTTTGAAGCCAAGGCAGAGATCGCGCGGCAACGACCCACGCTCTACAAGCCCGGTCGGGTGGCGGGCACCCGTGAACTGGTCGTGCGGCCCAACTACGTGATGGTGTACCGGGTGCTGCCTGACGCCATCGAGGTGCTGCGCGTGCTGCATGCCAGCCAGCAGTGGCCTCAGCCCCTGTGA
- a CDS encoding antitoxin PaaA2 family protein gives MQTSPKTIDHGTLRRLVDAGAHVGAEVVGHGGSWGIVINVGRTSQTLAATRGRPKTFRQFETLAGYLKELGIVEYRVNAAQFDVASAAIAEPDRRSVMASERMKRAHEAAAYDAWFREQVQASIDDPLPSLDDAQARAQMAARRQALLKKAGTPPASKAKGRAAR, from the coding sequence ATGCAGACGTCCCCCAAGACCATCGATCACGGCACGCTTCGCCGGCTGGTAGACGCCGGTGCTCATGTCGGCGCCGAGGTGGTGGGTCACGGTGGCAGCTGGGGCATTGTCATCAACGTCGGCCGCACCAGCCAGACCTTGGCCGCCACCCGTGGGCGGCCCAAGACCTTCCGCCAGTTTGAGACGCTGGCGGGCTACCTCAAGGAGCTCGGGATCGTCGAGTACCGCGTCAACGCGGCGCAGTTTGATGTCGCAAGCGCGGCGATTGCTGAGCCCGACCGACGCAGTGTCATGGCTTCTGAGCGGATGAAGCGCGCACATGAAGCGGCTGCCTACGACGCCTGGTTCCGCGAGCAGGTGCAGGCCTCGATCGACGACCCATTGCCCAGCCTGGACGATGCCCAGGCGCGCGCGCAGATGGCGGCACGCCGGCAGGCGTTGTTGAAGAAGGCAGGCACCCCGCCAGCATCGAAGGCCAAGGGCAGGGCGGCCCGTTGA
- a CDS encoding helix-turn-helix domain-containing transcriptional regulator, protein MNADQLPDFDVANYLTDEESIQAYLAEAAKEQDAQLWASALADVARARVRWGLRTLPPSA, encoded by the coding sequence ATGAACGCTGACCAGCTGCCAGACTTTGATGTGGCCAACTACCTGACCGACGAGGAATCCATCCAGGCGTATTTGGCCGAAGCAGCCAAAGAGCAAGACGCCCAGCTGTGGGCCAGTGCACTGGCCGATGTGGCCCGCGCCCGCGTGCGCTGGGGCCTGCGCACCCTGCCGCCGAGCGCCTGA
- a CDS encoding H-NS histone family protein yields the protein MATLKELIEQKEALERQIEEAKKTNREEGLAKLREVMEQYGLTAADLNGSVREARASTKGKSTGKVAAKYKNPETGDTWTGRGLKPKWLKAALEGGKKIEDFVI from the coding sequence ATGGCAACTTTGAAAGAGCTGATCGAGCAAAAAGAGGCGCTGGAGCGTCAAATCGAGGAAGCGAAGAAGACCAACCGGGAAGAGGGTTTGGCCAAGCTGCGCGAGGTCATGGAGCAATACGGTCTGACCGCGGCGGATCTGAACGGTTCGGTACGTGAAGCTCGTGCATCCACCAAGGGCAAGAGCACCGGCAAGGTGGCCGCCAAATACAAAAACCCGGAAACCGGTGACACCTGGACCGGTCGGGGTCTCAAGCCGAAGTGGCTGAAAGCCGCCCTGGAAGGCGGCAAGAAGATCGAGGACTTCGTGATCTGA
- a CDS encoding tyrosine-type recombinase/integrase codes for MAQELVTVTSGPLLAEARFRQLAAVPPELEWFANIDNERTRRAYKADLADFSAFVGLARPEDFRSVTRAHVIAWRQSLENRQQSGATIRRKLAALSSLFDYLCERNAVDLNPVRGTKRPKVETQEGKTPALSDDQVRALLAAPDAHSLKGKRDRAILSTLLYHGLRREELCSLRKGDIETRRGVPHLRVYGKGGKLRYVPLHPATAGLIDDYLQASGHATSDEAPLFRPVRDNRRGLAAGAALTTNGVYTLLQHYAGLAQLDVGRLGPHSLRATAATNALEHEADIAKVQEWLGHANIATTRIYDRRRTKPEESPTFRVQY; via the coding sequence ATGGCGCAAGAATTGGTAACTGTCACCTCCGGCCCGCTCTTGGCCGAAGCCCGGTTTCGCCAACTGGCAGCCGTACCCCCAGAGCTGGAATGGTTTGCCAACATCGACAACGAGCGTACGCGTCGCGCCTACAAGGCTGACCTGGCTGACTTCTCAGCTTTTGTCGGGTTGGCCAGGCCGGAGGACTTTCGCTCGGTCACCCGGGCCCATGTGATTGCCTGGCGTCAGTCGTTGGAAAACCGGCAACAATCCGGTGCCACCATCCGGCGCAAGCTGGCCGCCCTGTCCTCGCTATTCGATTACCTGTGCGAGCGCAACGCCGTTGACTTGAATCCAGTCAGAGGCACCAAGCGCCCCAAGGTCGAAACTCAAGAGGGTAAAACTCCAGCGCTGAGTGATGACCAGGTGCGAGCCCTCTTGGCCGCACCGGATGCCCACAGCCTCAAGGGCAAACGTGACCGGGCCATCTTGTCGACCCTGCTGTATCACGGCCTGCGGCGAGAAGAGCTATGCAGCTTACGCAAGGGCGACATCGAAACCCGGCGCGGCGTGCCGCACCTGCGGGTGTATGGCAAGGGCGGCAAGCTGCGTTATGTGCCGCTGCACCCCGCCACCGCCGGCCTCATCGACGATTACCTGCAGGCGTCGGGACATGCAACCTCGGACGAGGCGCCCCTGTTTCGCCCCGTCCGAGACAACCGCAGGGGCCTGGCCGCTGGCGCTGCCCTGACCACCAATGGGGTCTATACCCTGCTCCAGCACTATGCGGGGCTTGCGCAACTGGACGTTGGGCGACTGGGTCCCCACAGCCTGCGAGCGACGGCAGCCACCAATGCGCTGGAGCACGAAGCAGATATCGCCAAGGTCCAAGAGTGGTTGGGGCACGCCAATATTGCCACCACCCGGATTTACGATCGCAGGCGTACCAAGCCTGAGGAAAGTCCGACGTTCAGGGTTCAGTACTGA
- the stbB gene encoding StbB family protein, with the protein MKIAVMNFSGNVGKTTIAKYLLQPRLQDARYLAVETINADGSDGAAMKGSQYGEIIDSLRLLSGDVVIDVGASNVETFVELMQDYMGSHEEFDYFVIPAVQAPKQQRDTIATIDALNEIGVEPEKIRVVFNMMERGDDPARVFSGLFDLHRRDHSFVLRPEAVVTRSEIWARLKDAKRSLADIAADTTDLKGALTRADDPYEKLRLSQEISNRGLAQGVNKQLDGVFRALFH; encoded by the coding sequence ATGAAAATCGCCGTGATGAACTTTTCCGGCAATGTGGGCAAAACCACGATTGCCAAATACCTCCTGCAGCCGCGCCTGCAAGACGCCAGATACCTTGCCGTGGAGACCATCAACGCCGACGGGTCCGATGGGGCGGCCATGAAAGGGTCGCAATACGGCGAAATCATCGATTCACTGCGGTTATTGTCAGGCGACGTCGTGATCGATGTGGGTGCCTCCAATGTGGAAACATTCGTCGAGCTGATGCAGGATTACATGGGCTCTCACGAAGAATTCGATTACTTTGTGATTCCGGCAGTGCAGGCTCCAAAACAGCAGCGCGACACTATTGCCACCATTGACGCCCTGAATGAAATCGGGGTCGAACCGGAGAAGATTCGGGTCGTCTTCAATATGATGGAACGGGGTGACGACCCGGCCCGTGTTTTCAGTGGCCTGTTCGACCTTCATCGCCGAGATCACTCGTTTGTCCTGCGCCCGGAAGCTGTCGTCACCCGCAGCGAAATTTGGGCGCGCCTGAAAGACGCCAAGAGGTCGCTGGCAGACATTGCTGCGGATACGACGGATTTGAAAGGCGCATTGACGCGGGCTGACGATCCCTACGAAAAGCTGCGGCTCAGTCAGGAAATCAGCAACCGCGGGCTCGCTCAAGGCGTAAACAAGCAGCTGGACGGCGTCTTCCGAGCGCTGTTTCACTGA
- a CDS encoding diguanylate cyclase domain-containing protein, which produces MARADAGRRGAAGAWQGAQESHGASADIGDGIDAGLPIHPSFDGGAGVAALFIDLDRFKHVNDTGGHAAGDRMLQQVAQLLLNGVRRDDLVARLGR; this is translated from the coding sequence ATGGCGCGGGCAGACGCCGGGCGGCGGGGCGCTGCGGGTGCATGGCAAGGGGCGCAAGAATCGCACGGTGCCAGTGCCGACATCGGCGATGGCATTGACGCGGGCCTACCCATCCACCCTAGCTTTGACGGTGGGGCAGGTGTTGCAGCGCTCTTCATTGACCTAGACCGCTTCAAACACGTCAACGACACCGGCGGTCATGCAGCGGGTGACCGGATGCTGCAGCAAGTTGCCCAGCTCCTGCTCAATGGCGTGCGCCGTGACGACTTGGTAGCGCGGCTGGGGAGGTGA
- a CDS encoding M12 family metallopeptidase — protein sequence MQAKILFISFAAALASGLVWSQSNSFVEPDLAEGLPEHLLYLYSGSEKPSPEGTANQLFASLRRWEPGRRLRVCYFQGNAGVASLIQEVASEWNKHSSVKFDFGDTNGKWPNCLSPSAGFFEVRIGFNSAGYWSMIGTDSETRFSGLQPSMNFEGFNRTYFAEPSQSSNVVVSASAYHRAIILHEFGHALGLLHEQQNPSLKCHEQIKWTGPGNVYEYYKRPPNRWEPETVDRNFGFIWQFDPDFVGWEDDVHSIMMYDIPPAILKSGINSNCASRKNHELSKRDIKLVATIYPAQQGKTPVDLPMSSSRQPPVASATNAFEAQDTTRRIVADLQSDDAFTRRNARLRLATVLPVLPSATTTSLVDELLSGDYRQKLGLAAALANTPKTFQLPNSARAQVSKAASVASDPILKKQLQLANKPKLQVD from the coding sequence TTGCAAGCAAAAATCCTGTTTATCTCCTTCGCGGCAGCTCTTGCTTCTGGGCTCGTTTGGAGTCAATCCAATTCGTTCGTAGAGCCAGATCTTGCAGAAGGCCTTCCCGAACATCTGCTATATCTTTACTCCGGATCAGAAAAACCTTCCCCTGAAGGCACGGCAAATCAGTTGTTCGCATCCTTGCGCCGATGGGAACCGGGTCGCCGCTTACGCGTTTGTTATTTCCAAGGAAACGCTGGCGTGGCAAGCCTAATACAGGAAGTTGCTAGCGAGTGGAACAAACACAGCAGCGTAAAATTTGACTTTGGCGACACAAACGGAAAATGGCCCAATTGCCTTTCGCCATCGGCAGGCTTTTTTGAAGTGAGAATAGGATTTAATAGTGCCGGTTATTGGTCGATGATTGGCACCGACAGCGAAACCCGTTTTTCCGGACTACAGCCGTCAATGAATTTTGAAGGCTTCAACAGAACTTATTTCGCAGAACCGAGCCAATCAAGCAATGTAGTCGTGTCTGCCAGCGCATACCATCGAGCCATCATACTGCATGAATTTGGGCACGCGCTAGGATTGCTGCACGAGCAACAAAATCCGAGCTTAAAGTGTCACGAACAAATCAAGTGGACAGGCCCGGGAAACGTGTATGAATATTATAAACGCCCCCCTAATCGCTGGGAGCCAGAGACTGTCGACAGGAACTTTGGTTTTATTTGGCAATTCGATCCAGACTTCGTTGGCTGGGAAGACGATGTCCATTCGATTATGATGTACGATATCCCGCCTGCAATTCTAAAGTCTGGCATCAATAGCAATTGTGCAAGCAGGAAGAATCACGAGTTGTCCAAAAGGGACATCAAACTAGTAGCCACCATTTACCCAGCGCAACAAGGGAAAACGCCGGTAGACTTACCAATGAGTTCATCGAGGCAGCCACCAGTGGCCAGCGCAACCAACGCCTTTGAGGCTCAGGACACAACCCGGCGTATCGTTGCAGACCTTCAGTCTGATGACGCGTTTACGCGGCGAAACGCACGACTAAGACTTGCCACTGTCTTGCCCGTGCTACCGTCCGCCACCACTACGTCATTGGTAGATGAGTTGCTTAGCGGCGATTACCGCCAGAAGTTGGGCTTAGCCGCTGCCCTTGCAAATACTCCAAAAACTTTCCAACTCCCTAACTCCGCAAGGGCACAAGTAAGCAAAGCAGCATCAGTGGCATCTGATCCCATCTTAAAAAAGCAGCTACAACTCGCTAACAAACCAAAACTTCAGGTAGATTAA